One Halosegnis longus DNA window includes the following coding sequences:
- a CDS encoding DUF84 family protein: MHIAVGSGNPVKRDAVARAHDSATVEAVGVESGVSEQPVGIAETVEGAETRAANALAATDADLGVGLEGGVARLPDTDGLWLIMWAAATDGERWGRGSGPSLRLPDAITARVDAGEELGPVMDDVLNEDGVAESQGAAGALTGGVTNRTEALRTAVAGSLGPFLTAHY, translated from the coding sequence ATGCACATCGCAGTCGGCAGCGGTAATCCGGTGAAGCGCGACGCAGTCGCGAGGGCACACGACTCGGCGACGGTCGAGGCGGTCGGCGTCGAGTCGGGCGTGAGCGAACAGCCGGTCGGCATCGCCGAGACCGTCGAGGGTGCGGAGACCCGCGCGGCGAACGCACTCGCCGCGACCGACGCGGACCTCGGTGTCGGACTGGAGGGCGGGGTCGCACGACTCCCCGACACGGACGGTCTCTGGCTCATCATGTGGGCCGCAGCGACCGACGGTGAACGGTGGGGTCGCGGCAGCGGGCCGTCCCTCCGGCTCCCCGACGCCATCACCGCGCGCGTCGACGCCGGCGAGGAACTCGGCCCGGTGATGGACGACGTGCTAAACGAGGACGGCGTGGCGGAGAGTCAAGGCGCTGCCGGCGCACTCACGGGCGGCGTGACGAACCGAACGGAAGCGCTCCGGACAGCGGTGGCGGGGTCACTCGGTCCCTTCCTCACTGCTCACTACTGA
- a CDS encoding flippase-like domain-containing protein produces the protein MSEVAVSVVLPAYNEEETIEHTVRTTLDTLGAFLPAGSFEVIIAEDGCDDATPDIADRLAAEDSRIRHFHSDERLGRGGALERAFRASEGETLVYFDTDLATDMSHLEELVESVRTEGYDVATGSRRIPGEKQDREPQRGFASTGYNTLVKLFLRSDLHDHQCGFKAFDRAVLFDLLENTEDDHWFWDTEVLVRAQRAGYDIKEFPVRWTPKGDTKVDLVRDVFGMGSQILRVWWEFSIRPRATRRAGLVAGTLLTLAALALMTVYLDPDAILDAIRGADYRLVALAAGVYALSWPLRGQRYRDILRELGYDGDLLFMTGAVFISQTGNLVFPARAGDAVRAYVVKARRKIPYPSGFASLAVERVFDLLAITVLAGAVLVGLLATGGADGLAEAIAADIGTVEIGGQSIAPGAAARTALRVAAVVGVLAIAGVAVIVASARRDTDLVHRFVSAISDDSYAEYVSTAIGQFVGDVQAVAGDGGAFARIGLSSLLVWGIDVVTAIVVLAAFQVPVTPYLIAVSFFAVSVGNLAKIVPLSPGGIGLYEGAFTLIVVGFTANITAPVAIAVAVLDHAVKNIVTMIGGIAATLVFNVSLVEAVEGAAEVDEPVSSEQ, from the coding sequence ATGAGCGAGGTCGCGGTGAGCGTCGTCCTCCCGGCGTACAACGAGGAGGAGACCATCGAACACACCGTCCGGACGACTCTCGACACCCTCGGGGCGTTTCTCCCAGCGGGGAGCTTCGAGGTCATCATCGCCGAGGACGGCTGTGACGACGCCACCCCCGACATCGCAGACCGACTCGCCGCCGAGGACTCCCGCATTCGACACTTCCACTCCGACGAGCGACTGGGCCGCGGTGGCGCACTCGAACGTGCCTTCCGGGCGAGCGAGGGCGAGACGCTCGTCTACTTCGATACGGACCTCGCGACCGACATGTCCCACCTCGAAGAGCTGGTCGAGTCCGTCCGGACCGAGGGGTACGACGTGGCGACCGGCTCCCGCCGGATCCCCGGCGAGAAACAGGACCGCGAGCCACAGCGTGGCTTCGCGTCGACCGGGTACAACACGCTTGTCAAGCTGTTCTTGCGCTCTGACCTCCACGACCACCAGTGTGGATTCAAGGCGTTCGACCGCGCCGTGTTGTTCGACTTACTCGAGAACACGGAAGACGACCACTGGTTTTGGGACACGGAGGTGCTCGTGCGCGCACAGCGGGCGGGCTACGATATCAAGGAGTTTCCCGTCCGGTGGACGCCGAAAGGCGACACGAAGGTCGACCTCGTCCGAGACGTGTTCGGGATGGGGAGCCAGATTCTCCGCGTCTGGTGGGAGTTTTCGATTAGGCCGCGGGCGACCCGCCGGGCCGGACTCGTCGCCGGGACGCTGCTCACTCTCGCCGCGCTCGCGTTGATGACGGTGTATCTCGACCCCGACGCGATTCTCGACGCCATTCGCGGGGCCGACTACCGGCTGGTCGCGCTCGCCGCCGGCGTCTACGCCCTCTCGTGGCCGCTGCGGGGACAGCGCTACCGCGACATCCTGCGCGAACTCGGCTACGACGGCGACCTGCTGTTCATGACGGGCGCGGTGTTCATCTCACAGACCGGCAACCTCGTCTTCCCCGCCCGCGCGGGCGATGCCGTGCGCGCGTACGTCGTGAAAGCCCGCCGGAAGATTCCGTACCCGAGCGGCTTCGCCTCCCTCGCCGTCGAGCGCGTCTTCGATTTGCTTGCGATTACGGTGCTCGCCGGCGCGGTCCTCGTCGGCTTGCTCGCCACGGGTGGAGCCGACGGGCTGGCGGAGGCGATCGCGGCCGACATCGGCACCGTCGAGATTGGCGGGCAATCAATCGCGCCGGGTGCAGCGGCCAGAACCGCGCTCCGGGTGGCCGCGGTGGTCGGCGTGCTCGCCATCGCCGGCGTCGCCGTCATCGTCGCGAGCGCGCGCCGCGACACCGACCTCGTCCACCGGTTCGTCAGCGCCATCAGCGACGACTCCTACGCCGAGTACGTCTCGACGGCCATCGGCCAGTTCGTCGGCGACGTGCAGGCGGTCGCCGGCGACGGCGGTGCCTTCGCCCGCATCGGACTGTCGAGTCTCCTCGTGTGGGGTATCGACGTGGTGACGGCCATCGTCGTGCTCGCCGCGTTTCAGGTGCCGGTGACGCCGTATCTGATTGCGGTGTCCTTCTTCGCCGTCAGCGTCGGCAACCTCGCGAAAATCGTCCCGCTCTCGCCGGGCGGTATCGGTCTGTACGAGGGAGCCTTCACCCTCATCGTCGTCGGCTTCACCGCCAACATCACCGCGCCGGTCGCCATCGCGGTCGCCGTCCTCGACCACGCGGTCAAGAACATCGTCACGATGATCGGTGGAATCGCCGCCACGCTCGTGTTCAACGTCTCGCTCGTCGAGGCCGTCGAGGGAGCCGCCGAGGTGGACGAGCCGGTCAGTAGTGAGCAGTGA
- a CDS encoding methyltransferase domain-containing protein has product MSYLFVRENRELLLAPGDRHESDLGVLEVPADVQPGDTVETHIGEAFEVREPRGPDLFDHLDRTGAPMMPRDIGLILGEFGLGDGDRVLDAGTGTGILSVYLARHGIEVVTYERDPDFADVARENMATAGVADRVDVRTGDVTDDLDSLSGFDGLTLDTGDAASVVAQAPDLLVPGGPVAVYSPFIESSRDCVETAREVGLVGVETVETIQREMTFDDRGSRPSTRGVGHTGYLTFARTPI; this is encoded by the coding sequence GTGAGCTACCTGTTCGTCCGCGAGAACCGCGAGCTCCTGCTCGCGCCGGGCGACCGCCACGAGTCCGACCTCGGCGTGCTGGAGGTGCCCGCAGACGTACAGCCGGGCGACACCGTCGAGACCCACATCGGCGAGGCGTTCGAGGTTCGCGAACCGCGCGGGCCGGACCTGTTCGACCACCTCGACCGCACCGGCGCGCCGATGATGCCCCGCGACATAGGGCTCATCCTCGGCGAGTTCGGACTCGGCGACGGCGACCGCGTGCTCGATGCCGGGACCGGCACCGGGATTCTTTCCGTCTATCTCGCCCGCCACGGTATCGAGGTCGTCACCTACGAACGAGACCCCGACTTCGCAGACGTGGCCCGCGAGAACATGGCGACGGCCGGGGTCGCCGACCGCGTCGACGTGCGGACCGGCGACGTGACCGACGACCTCGATTCCCTCTCCGGGTTCGACGGGCTGACGCTCGACACCGGTGACGCGGCGTCGGTCGTCGCGCAGGCTCCCGACCTGCTCGTCCCCGGCGGCCCGGTCGCGGTGTACTCGCCGTTCATCGAATCCTCGCGCGACTGCGTGGAGACGGCCCGCGAGGTCGGACTCGTCGGCGTGGAGACGGTCGAGACCATCCAGCGGGAGATGACGTTCGACGACCGCGGGTCGCGGCCGTCGACCCGGGGCGTCGGCCACACCGGCTACCTCACCTTCGCGCGGACGCCTATCTGA
- the dapB gene encoding 4-hydroxy-tetrahydrodipicolinate reductase, with product MKVAVAGATGRTGSEIVAELRERDHDVLALSRDPTDDQRDLDDLAAVLTETDPDALIDFTVPEATVEHAAVAAETGVPLVVGTTGFDDDGFAALADAAREIPVLRASNFARGVHALRDIVQAGVEALPEYDVELTETHHNGKRDAPSGTALTLLDDIEDARETELDRTHGREGEHERAPEEVGVHVRRAGNVRGEHEVLLAGNDEVVTLTHRAESRRVFAAGAVDAAEALAGRPAGEYDFPDVL from the coding sequence ATGAAGGTCGCCGTCGCCGGCGCGACCGGCCGCACCGGCAGCGAAATCGTCGCCGAACTCCGGGAGCGCGACCACGACGTGCTCGCGCTCTCCCGCGACCCGACGGACGACCAGCGCGACCTCGATGACCTCGCGGCCGTCCTGACTGAGACCGACCCCGATGCACTCATCGACTTCACCGTGCCCGAGGCGACCGTCGAACACGCCGCCGTCGCGGCCGAGACAGGGGTTCCGCTCGTCGTCGGGACGACGGGCTTCGACGACGACGGGTTCGCCGCGCTTGCCGACGCCGCCCGCGAGATTCCCGTGCTCCGAGCGTCGAACTTCGCGAGGGGCGTGCACGCGCTGCGCGACATCGTGCAGGCCGGCGTCGAAGCCCTTCCCGAGTACGATGTCGAACTGACGGAGACCCACCACAACGGGAAGCGCGATGCCCCGTCCGGGACCGCGCTCACCCTGCTGGACGATATCGAGGACGCACGGGAGACCGAACTCGACCGGACGCACGGCCGCGAGGGCGAGCACGAGCGCGCGCCCGAGGAGGTCGGCGTCCACGTTCGCCGGGCGGGCAACGTCCGGGGCGAACACGAGGTGCTGCTCGCCGGCAACGACGAGGTGGTGACGCTCACCCATCGCGCCGAGTCGCGCCGCGTCTTCGCGGCGGGCGCGGTCGATGCGGCCGAAGCGCTCGCGGGCCGACCGGCCGGCGAGTACGACTTTCCAGACGTACTATGA
- the lysA gene encoding diaminopimelate decarboxylase: protein MSDLVKRLSDWDHDRLDRLAAEHDTPLYVLDVDRVQANYERFDAAFPDAHVMYAAKAHTGQAVLSALLDAGADIECAAWGELQRAIDAGADPNTLQYTAVNPPDRDLDRAVELAEEHPGLTITGGARDTFDRLEARGYDGRVAIRINPGIGTGHHEKVATGKDAKFGIPEASVEDVAADVRERFDLVGIHAHIGSGVLTDDVDEHARAVGKVADIARAVGDDDLEFVDVGGGYGVPYHEDEPPLDIESVADKIRDAVGDLGAQLKLEPGRYVVADAELILTEVNTVKEAPGSTVVGVDASLATLIRPAMFDSYHPIRNVTTPGREPKPVSVGGPCCTSADVFCTDRPIAEPRREDLLAIGNAGAYGYELASQFHSQPRPAEVAIEDGETRVVRRRETLDDVTRVEQ from the coding sequence ATGAGCGACCTCGTCAAGCGGCTCAGCGATTGGGACCACGACCGCCTCGACCGGCTGGCCGCCGAGCACGACACCCCGCTGTACGTGCTCGATGTCGACCGCGTGCAGGCCAACTACGAGCGGTTCGACGCCGCCTTCCCCGATGCACACGTCATGTACGCGGCGAAGGCACACACCGGACAGGCCGTCCTCTCGGCGCTGCTCGATGCGGGAGCCGACATCGAGTGTGCGGCGTGGGGGGAACTCCAGCGCGCTATCGACGCCGGCGCGGACCCGAACACGCTCCAGTACACCGCCGTCAATCCGCCGGACCGCGACCTCGATAGGGCAGTCGAACTCGCCGAGGAGCATCCGGGGCTCACCATCACCGGCGGTGCGCGCGACACCTTCGACCGGCTCGAAGCACGCGGCTACGACGGCCGCGTCGCAATCCGCATCAATCCGGGTATCGGGACCGGCCACCACGAGAAGGTCGCCACCGGCAAGGACGCGAAGTTCGGCATCCCCGAGGCGTCCGTCGAGGACGTGGCTGCCGACGTGCGCGAGCGGTTCGACCTCGTCGGTATCCACGCCCACATCGGGAGCGGCGTGCTCACCGACGACGTGGACGAACACGCCCGCGCGGTCGGCAAGGTCGCGGACATCGCCCGCGCCGTGGGCGACGACGACCTCGAGTTCGTCGACGTGGGGGGCGGCTACGGCGTCCCGTACCACGAGGACGAACCACCCCTCGACATCGAGTCCGTCGCCGACAAGATTCGCGACGCGGTCGGCGACCTCGGTGCACAGCTCAAGCTCGAACCCGGGCGGTACGTCGTCGCCGACGCCGAGCTCATCCTCACGGAGGTCAACACGGTGAAGGAGGCCCCCGGGTCGACAGTGGTCGGCGTGGACGCGTCCCTCGCGACGCTCATCCGGCCGGCGATGTTCGACTCGTACCACCCGATTCGCAACGTCACGACACCGGGCCGCGAGCCGAAGCCGGTCTCCGTCGGTGGCCCGTGTTGCACGAGCGCAGACGTGTTCTGCACGGACCGTCCTATCGCAGAGCCGCGCCGCGAGGACCTCCTCGCCATCGGCAACGCCGGCGCGTACGGCTACGAGCTCGCGAGCCAGTTCCACTCACAGCCGCGGCCCGCAGAGGTCGCCATCGAGGACGGCGAAACGCGCGTCGTCCGCCGCCGCGAGACGCTGGACGACGTAACGCGCGTCGAGCAGTAG
- a CDS encoding endonuclease/exonuclease/phosphatase family protein — protein MQLSRRDTLRAGGGLVAGAGYAATTGPLLATSATVATQNLGLGVPLLDLLTQERLDPALVGERFARLAASPVSERMAVLAAELTAESPAIIGVQEGALVERDGEPVFDFLSLFERGVAEAGGEYRRVAVSPNADITLPAAHDGEEFDVRFHDRDALFVREDVAVEATDAQQFTVNASRRLDGRRLVATRGFCRADCFVDGVPVVGISTHLSAADRRIRYVQAQALANQLPEERALVLLADLNSRPLAEDPSAYSLLAGQLTDAAAATGEPGFTCCRDPTLDGGGLGFRLDFVLTGGPARPLGTRLTAVDDAARVQAGDQRLWPSDHAGVVADLRVGVEPGRLGDVARALVAQALGTDPFA, from the coding sequence GTGCAGCTCTCCAGACGCGACACGCTCCGGGCCGGTGGGGGACTCGTGGCCGGCGCGGGCTACGCGGCGACGACCGGGCCGTTGCTCGCGACCTCGGCCACGGTCGCGACGCAGAACCTCGGGCTCGGCGTTCCGTTGCTCGATTTGCTCACGCAGGAGCGACTCGACCCCGCACTCGTCGGAGAGCGATTCGCGCGGCTGGCAGCGAGTCCCGTCTCCGAGCGGATGGCCGTTCTCGCCGCCGAACTGACGGCCGAGTCGCCGGCCATCATCGGGGTACAGGAGGGGGCGCTCGTCGAACGCGACGGCGAGCCGGTGTTTGATTTCCTCTCGCTGTTCGAACGAGGGGTCGCGGAGGCGGGCGGGGAGTACCGTCGGGTCGCCGTCTCGCCGAACGCGGATATCACACTTCCCGCGGCACACGACGGCGAGGAGTTCGACGTGCGGTTTCACGACCGGGACGCGCTGTTCGTCCGTGAGGACGTAGCGGTCGAGGCGACCGACGCCCAGCAGTTCACCGTCAACGCGAGCCGGCGACTCGACGGCCGGCGGCTGGTCGCGACGCGCGGCTTCTGTCGGGCGGACTGTTTCGTCGACGGCGTGCCGGTCGTCGGAATCTCGACGCACCTCTCGGCTGCCGACCGGCGCATCCGCTACGTGCAGGCACAGGCGCTCGCCAACCAACTGCCCGAGGAGCGAGCGCTCGTCTTGCTCGCCGACCTGAACAGCCGTCCGCTCGCGGAGGACCCGTCGGCGTACAGTCTGCTCGCCGGCCAACTCACCGACGCCGCGGCCGCGACCGGCGAGCCGGGGTTCACCTGCTGTCGCGACCCGACACTCGACGGTGGCGGACTCGGCTTCCGGTTGGATTTCGTCCTGACGGGTGGGCCGGCGCGGCCGCTGGGGACCCGGCTCACGGCAGTGGACGACGCCGCGCGCGTGCAGGCCGGTGACCAGCGACTGTGGCCATCCGACCACGCCGGCGTCGTCGCGGACCTGCGCGTCGGCGTGGAGCCGGGGCGGCTGGGTGACGTGGCGCGGGCGCTGGTGGCGCAGGCGCTCGGGACGGACCCGTTCGCGTGA
- a CDS encoding nascent polypeptide-associated complex protein produces the protein MFGGGGGGMNPRKMKQMMNQMGIDLTEIDANEVIIRTDDEEYVFDDAEVQKMDAQGQATYQVVGEPDVRPLDADAIEAGDASAGEESDEADEADEEAAIPESDIEIVAGRTGVTAEEAREALEATDGDLAAAVERLE, from the coding sequence ATGTTTGGAGGAGGCGGCGGCGGCATGAACCCGCGCAAGATGAAACAGATGATGAACCAGATGGGTATCGACCTCACCGAAATCGACGCCAACGAGGTCATCATCCGCACGGACGACGAGGAGTACGTCTTCGACGACGCGGAGGTCCAGAAGATGGACGCCCAGGGACAGGCGACCTACCAGGTCGTCGGCGAACCGGACGTGCGCCCGCTGGACGCCGATGCCATCGAGGCCGGCGACGCGTCCGCTGGGGAAGAGAGCGACGAAGCGGACGAAGCGGACGAAGAAGCCGCAATCCCCGAGTCCGACATCGAAATCGTCGCCGGGCGCACGGGCGTCACGGCCGAGGAGGCCCGCGAAGCGCTGGAGGCGACCGACGGCGACCTCGCGGCGGCCGTCGAACGGCTGGAGTGA
- a CDS encoding 2,3,4,5-tetrahydropyridine-2,6-dicarboxylate N-succinyltransferase: MTLESEITTLWDRYQTDAVDADSADADAYDTLDAFLDALEAGEVRAAEKRDGEWEANAWVKQGILLNFGLRAIQTFEHGGVGYHDVLPLRDTDDLPTRGTRNTPSGTVIRRGAHIGADAIMMSPSFVNIGAHVGDGTLVDSCDTVGSCAQIGDDVKLGANTLIGGVLEPVESAPVIVEDGVSLGAGCRVTSGFVVGENSVVGENTLLTPRIPVYDLVEEEILYGELPPERRAFIRYVESSVGDHDLFEGGAYKPAVVATHVEEQTLEATQREDALRE, translated from the coding sequence ATGACACTCGAATCCGAGATCACGACCCTGTGGGACCGCTATCAGACCGACGCCGTGGACGCCGACTCCGCCGACGCGGACGCGTACGACACCCTCGACGCGTTCCTCGACGCGCTCGAAGCCGGCGAGGTGCGGGCCGCCGAGAAGCGCGACGGCGAGTGGGAGGCGAACGCGTGGGTCAAACAGGGGATTCTCCTCAACTTCGGACTGCGCGCCATCCAGACCTTCGAGCACGGCGGCGTGGGCTACCACGACGTGCTCCCGCTGCGCGACACGGACGACCTCCCGACGCGGGGAACGCGCAACACCCCAAGCGGGACCGTCATCCGCCGTGGCGCACACATCGGCGCGGACGCAATCATGATGTCTCCGAGCTTCGTCAACATCGGCGCACACGTCGGCGACGGGACGCTCGTCGACTCGTGTGACACGGTCGGCTCGTGTGCCCAAATCGGCGACGACGTGAAGCTCGGCGCGAACACGCTCATCGGCGGCGTCCTCGAACCCGTCGAGAGCGCGCCGGTCATCGTCGAGGACGGCGTCTCGCTCGGCGCGGGCTGTCGAGTCACCTCCGGCTTCGTCGTCGGAGAGAACTCCGTCGTCGGCGAGAACACGCTGCTCACGCCCCGCATCCCGGTTTACGACCTCGTCGAGGAGGAGATTCTCTACGGCGAACTCCCGCCGGAGCGGCGCGCGTTCATCCGCTACGTCGAGTCCAGCGTCGGCGACCACGACCTCTTCGAAGGGGGCGCGTACAAGCCGGCGGTCGTCGCCACCCACGTCGAGGAACAGACGCTCGAAGCCACCCAGCGCGAGGACGCCCTCCGCGAATGA
- a CDS encoding MFS transporter has translation MVLGTDNRVLALAFARMADSLGNSFLIIVLPLYIASGEVSLAGLDGVSTELLIGVVLSLFGLLNSSLQPFTGRLSDRTGARKRYILAGLVVLAVGSAIYPFVTSYWAVLAARAMQGIGAALTVPIVLALVNDYSDDAGRGNDFGIFNTFRLIGFGFGPIIAGLLITGGVASETVVSYDLLGTTVSGFDAAFAVAVVGALVAFVLVSILVDDPEDLEGSASEDLSIRIRTEDGFDPVFVVGLGTFLMATGIGIFATLQEVINAELGQTPFLFSIQFAAVVIANVLFQVPIGRASDRYGRRPFLVWGFVLLIPSLAFQGLIPAFVDVLPATVAGVGTGSLLMLAFRLLQGISVAMVFAPGLAVAGDLAREGESGTTLSVLTTAFGFGIAAGPLVSGVLVRFGFAWPFLTVAALAAVALVLTYAEVEETAPAVT, from the coding sequence ATGGTTCTGGGGACCGACAATCGTGTGCTCGCGCTCGCCTTCGCCCGGATGGCCGACTCGCTCGGCAACTCCTTTCTCATCATCGTCCTCCCGCTGTACATCGCCTCGGGCGAGGTATCGCTCGCCGGACTCGACGGCGTCTCGACGGAACTGCTCATCGGCGTAGTGCTTTCTCTGTTCGGCCTGCTCAACAGCTCGCTCCAGCCGTTCACCGGCCGGCTCTCCGACCGGACCGGCGCGCGGAAGCGCTACATCCTCGCCGGACTGGTCGTGCTCGCGGTCGGGAGCGCAATCTACCCGTTCGTCACCTCCTACTGGGCCGTCCTGGCCGCGCGGGCGATGCAGGGTATCGGCGCGGCGCTGACGGTCCCCATCGTGCTCGCGCTGGTCAACGACTACAGCGACGACGCCGGCCGCGGCAACGACTTCGGGATTTTCAACACCTTCAGACTCATCGGCTTCGGCTTCGGCCCGATTATCGCCGGGCTGCTCATCACTGGTGGCGTCGCCTCCGAGACGGTCGTCAGCTACGACCTGCTCGGGACGACGGTGTCGGGCTTCGACGCCGCCTTCGCCGTGGCGGTCGTCGGTGCGCTCGTCGCGTTCGTCCTCGTCTCGATTCTCGTCGACGACCCCGAGGACCTCGAAGGCTCCGCGAGCGAGGACCTCTCGATTCGCATCCGCACCGAAGACGGGTTCGACCCCGTCTTCGTCGTCGGGCTCGGCACCTTCTTGATGGCGACCGGCATCGGCATCTTCGCGACGCTACAGGAGGTCATCAACGCCGAACTCGGACAGACGCCGTTTCTCTTTTCCATACAGTTCGCGGCGGTCGTCATCGCGAACGTGCTGTTTCAGGTGCCAATCGGCCGGGCGTCGGACCGCTACGGCCGCCGGCCCTTCCTCGTGTGGGGGTTCGTCCTCCTGATTCCGTCACTCGCGTTCCAGGGGCTGATTCCGGCGTTCGTGGACGTGCTTCCGGCGACCGTCGCCGGGGTCGGCACCGGCTCGCTGTTGATGCTCGCCTTCCGACTCCTGCAGGGAATCTCGGTGGCGATGGTGTTCGCGCCCGGACTCGCCGTGGCCGGTGACCTCGCCCGCGAGGGTGAGTCCGGCACCACGCTGTCGGTGCTCACGACGGCGTTCGGCTTCGGGATTGCCGCCGGTCCGCTCGTGTCCGGCGTGCTCGTCCGGTTCGGCTTCGCGTGGCCCTTCCTGACGGTCGCGGCGCTGGCGGCCGTCGCGCTCGTGTTGACCTACGCCGAGGTCGAAGAGACCGCGCCGGCCGT
- the dapA gene encoding 4-hydroxy-tetrahydrodipicolinate synthase, translating into MTHDTFTGAMPALTTPFHEDGSIDFETFKQNVRRVEREGVHGVVPVGTTGESATMTHDEHVAVIEAAVEAVDSVPVVAGSGSNNTEEALDLSRRAAEAGADGLLLISPYYNTPEPAGMEEHFRTVADEVDLPQIVYNVPGRTGRNIAVETAESLASHENIVGYKAASGDLGRVGEVIERTRGENFAVLSGDDALTLPVMSLGGKGAISVAANLVPERTSRLVEHALADEYAAARELQFELGPLFRTLFVETNPIPIKEAQAMCDQQPVTMRPPLSRLREESREELRAVLTDLGLDV; encoded by the coding sequence ATGACACACGATACATTCACCGGCGCGATGCCGGCACTCACGACCCCGTTCCACGAGGACGGCAGCATCGACTTCGAGACTTTCAAACAGAACGTTCGCCGCGTCGAGCGCGAGGGCGTCCACGGCGTCGTTCCCGTCGGCACCACCGGCGAGTCCGCGACCATGACCCACGACGAACACGTCGCCGTCATCGAGGCGGCCGTCGAGGCGGTCGACTCGGTCCCCGTCGTCGCCGGCTCCGGCTCGAACAACACCGAGGAGGCGCTTGACCTCTCGCGGCGCGCAGCCGAGGCCGGTGCGGACGGCCTGCTGCTCATCTCGCCGTACTACAACACTCCCGAGCCGGCGGGGATGGAGGAGCACTTCCGCACCGTTGCCGACGAGGTGGATCTACCCCAAATCGTCTACAACGTCCCCGGCCGGACGGGACGCAACATCGCCGTCGAGACGGCCGAATCGCTCGCGAGCCACGAGAACATCGTCGGCTACAAGGCCGCATCCGGCGACCTCGGCCGCGTCGGCGAGGTCATCGAGCGCACCCGGGGGGAGAACTTCGCCGTGCTCTCCGGCGACGACGCGCTGACGCTCCCCGTCATGTCACTCGGCGGAAAGGGAGCCATCTCCGTCGCCGCGAACCTCGTCCCCGAGCGGACGAGCCGGCTGGTCGAGCACGCGCTCGCAGACGAGTACGCGGCCGCCCGCGAACTCCAGTTCGAACTCGGGCCGCTGTTCCGAACGCTGTTCGTCGAGACGAACCCGATTCCGATTAAGGAGGCACAGGCGATGTGCGACCAGCAGCCAGTGACAATGCGCCCGCCGCTGTCGCGGCTGCGAGAGGAGAGTCGCGAGGAACTGCGCGCCGTCCTGACCGACCTCGGGCTGGACGTATGA
- a CDS encoding transcription factor S, producing the protein MQFCDECGSMMHADGDTWVCRSCGYEELRDSASEGAMTTTEGQEDDDVVDMSEVEDTEIGPTTDARCPNPDCDGERARYEMKQIRAADESETRFFTCVECGKKWREDDN; encoded by the coding sequence ATGCAGTTTTGCGACGAGTGTGGCTCGATGATGCACGCTGACGGCGACACGTGGGTGTGTCGCTCCTGCGGGTACGAAGAGCTGCGCGATTCAGCAAGCGAAGGTGCAATGACCACGACCGAAGGACAGGAGGACGACGACGTCGTCGACATGTCCGAGGTCGAAGACACCGAAATCGGGCCGACGACGGACGCGCGGTGTCCGAATCCCGACTGCGACGGCGAGCGCGCCCGCTACGAGATGAAACAGATTCGGGCGGCCGACGAGTCCGAGACGCGGTTTTTCACCTGTGTCGAGTGTGGCAAGAAGTGGCGCGAGGACGACAACTGA
- a CDS encoding PUA domain-containing protein, protein MDATERRQLATVADYQFGRGAGAALFPDDEEPAVRRTTSGRPSQIHVGPDAGGHDDLGRPAGERLVSYGDDGRFRLGLAGGRRLMDALPSPAARVVVGDESEPFVREGKNVFAKFVQAVGSEVRPGDEVAVVHEAGRLLAVGRAELPASAIETFDTGMAVKVKSGNRG, encoded by the coding sequence ATGGACGCTACCGAACGCCGACAGCTCGCGACCGTGGCCGACTACCAGTTCGGCCGCGGCGCTGGCGCGGCGCTGTTTCCCGACGACGAGGAGCCGGCGGTGCGACGCACCACCTCGGGGCGACCGTCGCAGATTCACGTCGGGCCGGACGCCGGCGGCCACGACGACCTCGGCCGGCCGGCCGGCGAGCGGCTCGTCTCCTACGGCGACGACGGGCGCTTCCGACTCGGGCTCGCCGGCGGTCGCCGGCTGATGGACGCGCTCCCGTCGCCGGCCGCGAGGGTGGTCGTCGGGGACGAGTCCGAGCCGTTCGTCCGCGAGGGGAAGAACGTGTTCGCGAAGTTCGTGCAGGCCGTCGGCAGCGAGGTTCGACCGGGCGACGAGGTGGCCGTCGTCCACGAGGCGGGGCGGCTGCTCGCCGTCGGGCGCGCGGAGCTTCCGGCGTCGGCTATCGAGACGTTCGACACCGGGATGGCGGTAAAGGTGAAGTCCGGAAATCGGGGCTAA